The Prevotella herbatica genome contains the following window.
GCCTTAATACCGTGCTTTGTTCCGGCACCGTATGGTGTCGCAACCCCATTTATTGTATTTATGTTTTTGAGTTTAAATCCCATTATAGTAATCAAAATTAAAAATATTGTAGTCGTTCACAAGATAATACTGAAGGCTCAGGATTGAATAAGTCTTCCGTTTATCTTTCACTCTTTATTTAGGAATAGTAAACCATTCTTCATCAATATGACAATTTTCACTGTTTGGATCTGGACTTGCTTGATCGATTTTAACCATCAAAGGCATAGGAACACAATTTCCAAATATTAATGCTTCTCCAGGCACAGCTTGTTTTATCTTGTTTATATAATCAGCAGAAAAATAAGGTAACACGGAGTATATGTAATTCATATCTACCTCATTTTGTATTCTATGAACGATATAGTTTCCACATTGAGATAATACTGTTTGTGATAATTCCGAAGGACGCTGAGAAGAAATCATAAGATACAGGGAATATTTTCGACCTTCTCTTGCTATTTTTTCAAATATATTTTCTTTAAGAATATAATCTACATCCTTACGTATATATCTGTGTGCTTCGTCTAAAACTAAATGTATTGGGTGTTTTCGTCTATCATCACCTATTTTCATTTTTCTAGAGTCAAATAGCATACGACTAACAACACTAGTCATTAACTCTAAAACATCACCACCAACCTCACTAGAATCTATAATTATCAATTGATTTTTACAACAATCATCAGAAATACCAAACATATTAGAAAGGTATTTCTTCATATCAATATTTTGGTTAACGACATTACGCATAAAATCACATTCAGCATTGTTTATGAAAAAGTCAAGACGACTTATCATAGTAGAAGTAAACTCTCTGATGCGAAGGTTACCTTTTGCCTCTTCCTGTAATAATACAAATTCAACAGCGGTTTTCAAAAAATTATAATCAAAATATTCTCCTGGTTTTAATTTTTGTTCATCCAATATATATGCATCTTCTTCATTTACTGTATTTTCATTAAGGAATTTACTCATACGATCACTATTATCTCCATATTTAATGGCACAAGCATTCATAGCTCGATCTAAGAAATCACCCAGTTCATTTAATTCAAGAGCGCCATTAACTATATCTTTACATTTAAGTAATATACCCTTAGCACTTGTCATTTTAGATGTGTCACTATCTGCATGCTTTAAGATATCTGCCAATAATGTTTCTATTTTCCACTTAAAATAATTAATATATTTATTACGCTCTTCGTCGTTGATAATTTTGTAAAACTTAAAACATTCTTGCAACACCTTATCCCAAAATGGCTTTTGGGTACGTTCTGACGCCATCAAAAACCCTAGCCACTCATCAAGTGTCATAAGATGATAAGGTAAAAAGAATGGTTTATATCCATTTTCACGATCAATATTAGGCTTATAAAATACGACGTCAATATTCTTATTAAGTTGTGCATTATGTTCAAAAGCTCTTTTATATTCTCCATTAACATCAAAAAGAATAATTTTCGCACCATAAGCATAGTTCTTACTTTTTCTCAACACTTCCTGTAACAATCTAGCTATAGTATTAGACTTTCCACTTCCACTATTACCAAGTACAGCTGTATGAATATTAAATAGATTATTTATATTTAATGATATTTTATAGTTTATAAGGTTTTTACTATATCCAAGATCTATTGTATGATGAATATGTTCTTTTTTGTCAGACTCTGGTGATAGTATACTATGTAAATCTTCAAATGTTACAATTTCAACATCATTGTATAAAGAAGGGAACACACCGACTCCCATAGAAAATTTTGAATCTGCAGATAAAGTGCCGATAGGTTTTACTATAAATTCTCTAGAACTATCAAGATTGTATGAAGAGTAGTTTTTATTATCTTGACAATAATCCAATATAGCACTAACCTCGCAAAGAATTTTATCACCAGTTGAATTTTCCGTTTTCAGATAACTTCCAATATTGCCGAAATAATAAACTTGTCCATTAATTGATACTGTAGAATTTTTGGTTGTTGAGAATAGTCGAACTCTGAATTTATCATATTCTACAGACACTATTTTTCCTATTTTCATATTATTATATCATTTATCTCTTTGTCCTTCATCGTCTTTACTTACAGCCTCTTTTATCTCTTTCATTTCTTTCATAAAGGCATTAAGAATATCATCATTATGAGAAAAAGCATTAATATCTGGTAGCCATTCTTTAACTGCATAATCGAAATAATGCATTTGAGTCTTTTTCCCGTTTATTTCAGCAGTACCCCAAAGTCTGAATACACGCTTATCATCAACTTTACATATAGGCTTATTTTCGTCTATTTGATTAATGATAACCACATTGAAAGTTGTATTTGTTGCCAATGCACGATAAATAATATCATTCACATGTTCATCATTAAAACCGTATCCCATAACGAACAGAACTGTATTCGCTTCTAATAAACGATGCTGAAATTCACGGAACAAATCAACATAAGGTGCTCCAAGACTTTTATTCTGCTTTGTTGGGGTTGGATAAATTAAGATATTATTATCTTCTGAAGTACAGTGTTCAAAAGATTCTTCAATACTAAAAAACCTTCCTTCTGTTTCTCCTTTGTCAATCCAATTCACAGAACCATGTATCTTATATAGATAGACCATATTTTCAACAGGTTCATATTTATCAATGCCTACATCCATTCGCTTGGAATATGTATAATTAAACATCGATGGGTTGAAAAATTTCCTTATTCCACCACTGAATCCATTTATATAGTGTATGTTTAAATCATCCAAAGCTCTTTCGTTATATAAATCGTTATTAGTGGTAAAAACAGATACACGAGATAAGTCTTTATTCCTAAATGCTATTTTTTGATAGAATTGTTTATATATTTCCAACAGTTCAAACTGCTCATCAGTAGCAAATTTGATATTAATATTTTTAAAGATTTCTTGCTCTATTAATTCAATAAGCTTCTTGCAACAAAGTTCCTCTTTTTGGTTTTTTCCCTTAAAACCTGAATAATAACTACGTCCAGAATATAATACGCCTAATATTTGCTCAAGATTATGATTATTTGATTCTGCTATAGACTTAAACTTATCTTTAACGGGCTGTGATGCTGTCTTTTCTATCTTGTCTGATATAATTTCACATAATTTTTTCATAGGCGGAATGGCACTTGCGCTTGTACCTGCCCCAAACAAGAAACAAACATTCTTCATATTAAAGAACTCTGCTATTTTTGCTTTTACGCATTTTTTACGATCATCTGTTTTTATGTTATTTTCTTCAAAGAAATCAGATAATCCTTGTTTAAAATTTATATCTAAAATAACATCTGGTTCTGTTTTTTGTATATTGTTTCCCATATTCTTTGATCACTTACTTATTTGTACTATTTTCTTTATTCTTGTATTTCACGAAAATGTCGATATAACTAGCCCCTTACAATTGCATATAAGTACCGATAAACTTGTGAGAA
Protein-coding sequences here:
- a CDS encoding ATP-binding protein; translation: MKIGKIVSVEYDKFRVRLFSTTKNSTVSINGQVYYFGNIGSYLKTENSTGDKILCEVSAILDYCQDNKNYSSYNLDSSREFIVKPIGTLSADSKFSMGVGVFPSLYNDVEIVTFEDLHSILSPESDKKEHIHHTIDLGYSKNLINYKISLNINNLFNIHTAVLGNSGSGKSNTIARLLQEVLRKSKNYAYGAKIILFDVNGEYKRAFEHNAQLNKNIDVVFYKPNIDRENGYKPFFLPYHLMTLDEWLGFLMASERTQKPFWDKVLQECFKFYKIINDEERNKYINYFKWKIETLLADILKHADSDTSKMTSAKGILLKCKDIVNGALELNELGDFLDRAMNACAIKYGDNSDRMSKFLNENTVNEEDAYILDEQKLKPGEYFDYNFLKTAVEFVLLQEEAKGNLRIREFTSTMISRLDFFINNAECDFMRNVVNQNIDMKKYLSNMFGISDDCCKNQLIIIDSSEVGGDVLELMTSVVSRMLFDSRKMKIGDDRRKHPIHLVLDEAHRYIRKDVDYILKENIFEKIAREGRKYSLYLMISSQRPSELSQTVLSQCGNYIVHRIQNEVDMNYIYSVLPYFSADYINKIKQAVPGEALIFGNCVPMPLMVKIDQASPDPNSENCHIDEEWFTIPK
- a CDS encoding SIR2 family protein; its protein translation is MGNNIQKTEPDVILDINFKQGLSDFFEENNIKTDDRKKCVKAKIAEFFNMKNVCFLFGAGTSASAIPPMKKLCEIISDKIEKTASQPVKDKFKSIAESNNHNLEQILGVLYSGRSYYSGFKGKNQKEELCCKKLIELIEQEIFKNINIKFATDEQFELLEIYKQFYQKIAFRNKDLSRVSVFTTNNDLYNERALDDLNIHYINGFSGGIRKFFNPSMFNYTYSKRMDVGIDKYEPVENMVYLYKIHGSVNWIDKGETEGRFFSIEESFEHCTSEDNNILIYPTPTKQNKSLGAPYVDLFREFQHRLLEANTVLFVMGYGFNDEHVNDIIYRALATNTTFNVVIINQIDENKPICKVDDKRVFRLWGTAEINGKKTQMHYFDYAVKEWLPDINAFSHNDDILNAFMKEMKEIKEAVSKDDEGQRDK